In one Halorubrum sp. CBA1229 genomic region, the following are encoded:
- a CDS encoding 30S ribosomal protein S4e: protein MTRHQKRLAVPNSWPVERKTNTFTVKAGAGPHGEAGVPLVVLLRDVLGYVDSTKEARYALNNDSVLVNGDAVSDEQRPIGMFDILAFSERGEFFRVFPDEGGRLALTSVDEEAAGSRLGKITNKSVVPGGAVQLTLHDGTNVRVDADAPYDTKDSIVIDNESKEIVAHFEYEEGALVTAVAGQHAGRIGEVDDIDVTLGSGSNTVYVADDGDGYETVEEYLVVIDENFTGDDAEETGDSDE from the coding sequence ATGACGCGACATCAGAAGCGACTGGCAGTACCGAACTCCTGGCCGGTCGAGCGCAAGACCAACACGTTCACCGTCAAGGCCGGCGCCGGCCCGCACGGTGAGGCGGGCGTTCCGCTCGTCGTCCTGCTGCGGGACGTGCTCGGTTACGTCGACTCGACGAAGGAGGCGCGCTACGCGCTGAACAACGACTCGGTCCTCGTCAACGGGGACGCGGTGTCGGACGAGCAGCGTCCGATCGGGATGTTCGACATCCTGGCGTTCTCCGAGCGCGGGGAGTTCTTCCGCGTCTTCCCCGACGAGGGCGGTCGGCTCGCGCTGACCTCCGTCGACGAGGAGGCCGCGGGCAGCCGGCTCGGGAAGATCACGAACAAGTCGGTCGTCCCCGGCGGCGCCGTCCAGCTGACGCTCCACGACGGGACGAACGTGCGCGTCGACGCCGACGCGCCGTACGACACCAAGGACTCGATCGTCATCGACAACGAGTCCAAGGAGATCGTCGCCCACTTCGAGTACGAGGAGGGCGCGCTCGTCACCGCCGTCGCCGGCCAGCACGCCGGTCGGATCGGCGAGGTCGACGACATCGACGTGACGCTCGGCTCGGGCTCGAACACCGTCTACGTCGCCGACGACGGCGACGGCTACGAGACGGTCGAGGAGTACCTCGTCGTCATCGACGAGAACTTCACCGGCGACGACGCCGAGGAGACGGGTGATTCGGATGAGTGA